ACGTGTTCAACTACGGCAAAACTTACAACTAAATCAAAACTATTGTCTGGAAAAGGTAGACTTAATCCATCCGCTTTAACAAATTTTAGGCCTGGATAATCTTGCTCTAAAAAAGAAGCATCTTCTAAGCCAACGGCTGTAATCTTGTGGGGATATGGATACAGCTTCTCAAAAAAATTACTATCTTCACGCCGATCTGAAGTAACTCCCACATCTAAAAGTGTTGTCTCAGCAGTGGGCTGTGCAATTTGCATTAAAGAAGCAAACATTTGCTGGCGAGCATACAAAGAAACATTACTAATTAAACCAAAGACGTTTGGTGCAATATAAGGACTGCTACCATTTTTGCTTGAAGATAAATTAACTATTTTACTCATAAATTTCAGTAGCGACCTCATAAATTACCAATCAAACTCAGCTTCGCTTAAGACCTAATATACTTAAAAAGAAGCTCGACAAAATAATCTGGAATCCAAGAGCAAGAGAGGTAGCTGATGGAATCACAATTCTCATAGTCTTAGATGTGTCTAGTGGGCCAAAAAGATGCATACCCCAAACACCCAAAGCATAAACAGATCCAGCCAATCCGATTACCAGGAGTATAGTTCCTACAATCAACCCTACCTCTAAGTTAATATAACTAAATACATAATTTAATTTTTGATCTTCAGGTAGCAATCCCTCGCTAATTGCAAATATTTTTGCAATTACAGCGAAAGTAATTGCCTGAAAGCCAATAATAACAGACGTCGCTGCATACAATAGGGTGTGGATATCAAAAATTAGCTGGGAACCAGGTAACAGCCACAGTCCAATTCCCAAACCAATAAGTATTAGTAGTATCCCAGGATAAAAAAAAAGCCAGCGTGGGCTGTACAGTAGCATAAACCGCAGATGCCGCCAGCCATCTCTCCAACTACGCAGATGAGGAGGGCGGCTGCGACCATCCGCAGAGAGAGTAGTTGGAACTTCACTAATTTTTAGTTTGTACAAAGTTGCTTTGACAACCATTTCACTAGCAAATTCCATTCCCTTTGTTCGTAAGTCCAGTTTTGCGATCGCCGACTTTGAGAAACCTCGCAGACCACAATGAAAATCTTCACACGGACTTTTAAATAATAGCCGCCCAATACCTGTCAGAACAGGGTTTCCCAAATACCTGTGTAGGGCTGGCATAGCACCTAGTTCAATACCTCCCTTGAAGCGGTTTCCCATCACTAGATCGCAGCCCTCTCGCAGTTTTTCTATAAAAGGGCTTAGATTACTGAAGTCGTAGCTGTCATCAGCATCACCCATGATGACATACTTACCGCGTGCAGCAGCAATGCCAACTCTAAGGGCACTACCATAACCTTTTTCTTTAATGTGTACAACTTTAGCTCCCATTAGCGAGGCTATAGCTTGCGAACCATCTGTGCTGCCATTATCAGCCACAATTATTTCGCCATAAATATTATTATTTCGCAAGTAAAGCTGTGCTTTTTTCAGACAAACTCCTATAGTTTCTGCCTCATTCAAGCAAGGCATCACAATTGATAACTCAATCTTATCTTCTATCATTATTTAACAGCTATAATTTGAATATTCGATGTATTAAAACCTAATTTAGCTCGTACCATATCTAGCGCAGTGAATAAACTCAATAAAAATATGTTTTGCAAGGGATTGAAAAATCGAGCTAACCAGGGCAAGCACCATTTATGTTCTATAAAATGATGAAAAGAAAATATCCAAAAAGAATGAGCTGGCAAGAAATTAACAGCTTTAATGTTGATATTTTCTTCACTGAATAGGCGTTTTAACGTCTCTAAATTGAATAAATTCCAGTGGCGAGGGAAGTGATATCCTCCCCAGTAACTTTTGTGGAACAGTTTAACATCCAAACTTTTAGTGTTAGGGGTTTCAATAATCAAAATTCCGTCTTTTTTGAGTAAACACGCTAAAGATTTAATTACTAAACGTGGTTGTTCTACATGCTCTAGCACTTGTAATAATACGATTAAATCAAAAGACTTACTAGGTAATTCTGCCTCTACATCTTCTATCCGGCCATAGTAACCCTGAAATCCTTCTGCGTTAAGTTGTGCAATCTGCTCTTGACTCATTTCCACACCATAAAGCTGCTCTTTAGGAACACCCAGGCGATGCAGCATTTTTAGATAACGTCCATTACCACATCCCACATCTAGAAAACGTGGCTCTGAACTTTTCAGGTATTTGAGCCAGCTTTTGACTTTGATACTATCCAGCCAGTCCTTAGCTCGGATTGCCACAGGGTTAATAGCTTGGTCGTAATTGTAGGCGTAGTAATTGGCAGGATAAATTGTGGGTAACTCTTCTTTTACAGGGCGGGGGTTGAGATATATGTTTCCACAATTCTGGCATTCTACCATCTGAAACTCGTCTTCAGATGTATGATATTCATAATCTTTGCCAGACGCATACTTACGCCAGTTATCAGTTCCACACACACCACAGGAAACTGATTCAAGTTTTAGTTTGTCAATCATCATTCTATTTCTTTGTATTTAGCTTGCTGCCTCAGCACTATCTTGTAAAGGTAATAAACGAATGACATGGAATAAAAAAATTAGATAGCTTCCCCTTACGGTTACTTCAGCTCTATCTTTAAGGACTTGATGAACTATGGGTAAGTTGTAGTAAGGCACACCAGGATATAAGTGATGTTCTGCATGGTAGTTCATGTTATGAGGTGAGAATAATATTCCTTCTATCCATGAAGGACGAAACGTGACCAACCTAGAACTATCTGCTTTGGAATCTGGTAATACAGGTACAGCATGATCGCAAAAAGCCCGAATTTCATCTGGCAGAAATACGCAGAAATAGATAGGTGCTACCCACAAAACTAGGTAAGACCATAAAGGTAGAGTAGAAAAGGCAAATATAGATATGAGTAAGGTTTGCGTAACCAATACAGGTACTCGCTGCTTTGTGTAATCTAGCAGCATCGGTGCTACCGGAGTTAATAAATTCTTAGATTGATAAGCTTCTGTTGCAATTGGGCGACTAGAATTGAGTAACTTACCAAAAGGGGTAACTTTTAATACGGTCTTCCCAAACGTCGCTAAGCCAGAACAAAATAGTAAAAACTTTATCCGCGAATTTTTATTACTTAAGGTATGTAGATAGCGATCGGGATCGGAAGCAGTCCCTAATGTTCGGTGATGTTCCAAGTGGCTGCGTCTCCCATCCTCTAAGGCCATAAACATCGGCCCGTGAATAGCCCATTTTGCTAACCTATCGTTTAATAAGCGGTTTGGATGTAGCGACGAATGTATGGCATCATGCCCCAGAATGAACAGCGCATATTGACAGCAGCCCACAACTATAAAGGCTATGCTGTACATCCACCAAGTTGGCATCCAGGTAACTGCAAGCAAAGCTAGTACGATGCCCAGCCAGTCTAAAAATAGGTCACGAATAGGGCGAATTGGTTGAGGTGTCATCCATCGCTTTAACTCATCTTTGGCTACTATTGACTTGCCTTGGTTAGTAAGGTTGCTAGCGGTTGTTACAGGCGATCGCGCATCTACCATAGATATAGGGTCTGATTTGTTTGTATTCATGATTTGCTCGCTCGACACGATCCATCAGTGCTAAAGGAACCACAACAACACTGTCAAAGTCAAGTATGCTTGAGTTATTCAAGCCGGGCTGTGGATTTCCGGATACGGGCTGGCGATCGCGCTCTTTTTTTGCCTTCAAGTGAGACGAGGCAACAGCCCCCTAGCTCTAGACTCCCATTCGCAGACGCGAAGGATAAAATATTATTGTACTTACAGGATTTACCAGAAGCCCGCCATCTACCGGAATTAGGTAAGATTGTCTGTAAAAAGCAAAGGACAATATCTCAGCACTGGTCAAATTTTTCAATACACAGCTGAATATTCAATATAGGTGTGAGGGTTTAGGTTGATGCGAATTTTATTAGTTTATCCAGTCTTCCCCAAAACCTTTTGGTCTTACGAAAAAATTCTGGAATTAGTCAATCGCAAAGTTTTGCTGCCCCCCTTGGGCTTGGTGACAGTGGCGGCAATTCTCCCCCAAGAGTGGGAATTCAAGCTGGTAGACCGCAACATCCGCGCTGTTACAGACGCCGAGTGGGAGTGGGCAGATATTGTCATTCTCTCGGCAATGATTGTCCAAAAAGATGATTTACTCGACCAAATCCGGGAAGCTAAACGGCGCGGCAAAAAAGTCGCCTGCGGTGGCCCCTACCCCACCTCAGTACCCGAAGAAGCCCAGAAAGCGGGAATCGATTATCTAATTCTGGACGAAGGGGAAATTACCCTGCCGATGTTTGTCGAGGCAGTGCAGCGAGGCGACACAGAGGGAATTTTCCGTTCTGGCGGTGACAAACCAGACGTGACGACAACACCCGTCCCTCGCTTTGACTTGCTGGAATTTGATGCTTACGATTCCATGTCGGTGCAGTTTTCGCGGGGTTGTCCCTTCCAGTGCGAATTTTGCGACATTATTGTTTTGTATGGTCGTAAACCGCGAACTAAAACACCAGAGCAACTGTTAAAAGAGCTAGATTACCTCTACGCATTGGGATGGCGTCGTGGCGTCTTCATGGTGGATGACAACTTTATTGGGAATAAGCGCAATGTGAAGTTATTCCTAAAAGAGTTAAAAGTTTGGCAAGCGGAACATCAGTATCCTTTCAAATTTAATACTGAAGCCTCTATTGACTTGGCACAAGACCAAGAATTGATGGATTTGATGGTAGAGTGCTATTTTGATGCCGTATTTCTGGGAATTGAAACGCCAGATGAAGATAGCCTGGAATTGACCAAGAAGTTCCAAAATACGCGCAGTTCCCTGAGTGAATCAGTAGAGGCAATTACTCGGGCTGGATTGCGCCCGATGGCAGGATTTATTATTGGCTTTGATGGGGAAAAAGCGGGTGCAGGTTCGCGCATTGTCCGCTTTGCAGAACAAACGGCCATTCCGACTACCACTTTTGCAATGTTGCAAGCTTTGCCTAACACTGCCCTCTGGCATCGGTTAGAAAAAGAGGGAAGGCTGCAAGACAAAGATGGCAATATCAATCAAACGACGTTGATGAATTTTATCCCAACTAGACCTTTAGAAGACATTGCCAGGGAATATGTCAAGGCATTTTGGGAACTCTACGATGCCGAAAGTTATTTAGACCGCACTTATCGCTGTTTCTTGATGATGGGTGCGCCTAAAGTAAAAGCCCCCTCTAAACTGCCTAGTTGGGTAGATTTGCGGGCGTTGGCGATTGTAATTTGGCGACAGGGCGTAAAGCGCAAAACCCGCTGGAAATTCTGGCATCATCTGTTTAGCATGATCGTGCGTAATCCAGCTGTGTGGGAGCATTACATTACTGTTTGCGCTCACAACGAGCATTTTTTGGAGTATCGCCAAATTGTGCGGGATGAAATTGAAGGGCAGTTGGCAGAGTTTTTGGCAAAACAGGCAAAAGTTGTAGAAGCTAAAAGCCCTGTGGCAGTCAGCGTTAGCTAGTGCTGGCAAATTAAAGTAGGGTGGGCAGTGCCCACCCTACTAGCTATTTAGTTAGTATTCAATTATCAATTAGCGGGGCAATTTTAGATTTGGGATTATAACTTGAGTCAATAATCCAAATATAAAATGCAAATCCAAAATAGAAAGTGTGAGGTTGGAAATTAAATGCGCGTATTACTGCTTTATCCCCTATTTCCTAAAACGTTTTGGTCTTTTGAAAAAGTCCTGCAATTAGTCAATCGCAAAGTTTTGCTGCCGCCTTTGGGGTTGGCGACAGTGGCGGCAATTCTCCCCCAAGAGTGGGAATTCAAGCTGGTAGACCGGAACGTTCGCGACGTGACAGAAGAAGAGTGGGAGTGGGCGGAACTCGTTATTTTGTCGGCGATGATTGTCCAGAGAGAGGATTTGCTTGACCAAATCCGCGAAGCTAAACGGCGCGGCAAAAAAGTCGCTTGTGGTGGCCCTTATCCTACTTCTGTACCTTATGAAGCAACCGAAGCTGGTGCAGATTATTTGATTTTGGATGAAGGTGAAATTACCCTGCCGATGTTTGTCGAGGCAATTCAACGGGGGGATACTGGTGGAATTTTACGTTCTGGCGGTGAAAAACCAGATGTGACGACAACACCCGTTCCTCGCTTTGACTTGCTGGAATTTGATGCTTACGATGCAATGTCGGTGCAGTTTTCGCGGGGTTGTCCGTTTCAGTGCGAATTTTGCGACATTATTGTTTTGTATGGTCGCAAACCGCGAACTAAGGCACCAGAGCAACTGTTAAAAGAGCTAGATTGCCTCTATGAATTGGGGTGGCGTCGCGGCATCTTTATGGTGGATGACAACTTTATTGGGAATAAGCGCAATGTGAAGTTATTCCTAAAAGAGTTAAAAGTTTGGCAAGCGGAACATCAGTATCCTTTTAGTTTTAATACTGAGGCGTCTGTCGATCTAGCAGAAGACCAAGAATTGATGGATTTGATGGTTGAGTGCAATTTTAATGCGGTGTTCTTAGGGATTGAAACCCCGGATGAAGAAAGCTTGCAAATGACTAAGAAGTTTCAAAATAACCGCACTTCGCTGATGGATTCTGTGCAAACCATCACTAAGGCGGGGTTGCGGGTGATGGCAGGGTTTATTATTGGGTTTGATGGGGAGAAAAAAGGGGCAGGCGATCGCATTGTCCGTTTTGCTGAACAAACTGCGATTCCTACTACTATCTTCGGGATGCTGCAAGCTTTGCCCCACACTGCCCTTTGGTTCCGGCTAGAGAAAGAGGGACGATTGCTGGATCAAGCAACTGGAAACCAGTTTAACTTGATGAACTTTGTTCCAACTCGGCCTTTAGAAGAGATTGTCAGGGAATACATCGAAGCTTTCTGGCAGTTGTACGATGCTGAGAATTTCTTGGATCGCACCTATCGCCATTTCTTAATGTTGGGTGCGCCCAAGTGCAAGGTTCCGGGTAAATTTCCTAGCTTGGTGGATTTGAAAGCTTTGGCGATCGTTGTGTGGCGTCAGGGTATTAAACGCAATACTCGCTGGAAGTTCTGGCATCACTTGTTTAGCATTATCAAGCGCAATCCTGCCGTTTGGGATCATTACTTGACTGTCTGCGCCCACAACGAGCATTTCTTGGAGTATCGTCAGATTGTGCGCGACGAAATTGAAGGGCAATTGACTGAGTTCTTAGCGCATCAGAATCAGCAGGTAGTCCGCGAGGAGAGTGCTGTTTCAGTAGCCTGAAGAAGTAAAAGACGCGAAGCGTCCTGAGTGAAACAAAGGATATAAAAGTAAAAAGCAAAAGAAAGATAAAAGATTCTTTCTTTTGCTTTTTGCCTTTATTAGACCTCTAGTAACAGTAAAAAGCCCGCCAGGGGTTCGTGCTAAAGTTTGAAACCTCCTCCCGCGCGATCGCCCTCTTTTGGCTAGCATAGCCCCGCCTAGCGGCAATAGAACTTAAACCAAGCGCGATCGCTACTACCTACCTCCAAAAGCGCCTCAAATTACTCTAGATATATGCATTCTGAGATACAAAGCCGCCTCTACTCTTCCTTTCGATGTGCAGAAACTCATCTTAAACAAATCTTAAAATAATTCTAGAGATGGTTAGCAATCGCGAAAATTTTAGGCACTATAAAGGTATGAGTGACATGGTTTGCTCTGAATAAAACTTGATTTTATATACCATCATGAAAGTTCGACACAACCTCAAAAAACTTACCTCAAAACTTACCTCAATGCTTGAGCAAGCTGGATATCAGTTCCGTAAAACCACTGCGGGCTGGCATCTCCATAAAGGCAATATTTATTGCGGAAATCTGCAATACCAACCTATAAGAGGGTGGCAGGGTAGTGCCTTAAGTCACCTTCCTGCTGAGTTACTTGAACAACTCAAGAAGCTGTCATAATAAAGGATTCCATTATTATATAATTTGCGTTTTCTGGCTCCTACGCATCAATCAGCTAAAGTAGCGAGCAAGAAAACGCAAATTTTTGCATTATGCTCCAAAAACGTATCTTTACGCTAGGCATTTGCTTCTGCTTTGAGACGCTGCTATTTGTCTAATGCAAGGGCGATCGCAGGTTTTAACTATTACTTTAATTAATAATTAAATATCGCTTGGCCTGGATGCAAGTGTGGGAAGATCTAAACCTAGAAACCCACAAATTTTACAAGTAAAATCGTTAAGATTTACTAACAAAACTTATGAGCGCTTACTCGCGAATTCGACTTCTACCTTTATTCTCGCTACCACTGATTTCTCTGGCGATCGCGCCTAACCAGACACTAGCGTTAGATGAGTATAATGCGATCGCCGCCAACCAGCCTGATACATCTCACCTCACAACAGCGACTTCCACTCAACCACCCCTTTTACTCGCTCAAAACGTTCGCACGCGGCGCATTAATTTTGCACGGGGTCGCAGTTCAGCAGTTGTAGAAAACGCAGTAGTGCGGGGAGAAAGAGATGTTTACTTGCTAAATGCCAAAGCACGACAAAAAATGACAGTCAGCATCACTTCCCTTGAGAAAAATGCTGTTTTTGACATTACCAGTCCCAATGGAAAAACGCTACGGCAAGAAGCAACTAGCTGGAGTGGCGCATTGCCTGCAACAGGTCAATATAAAATTGTTGTTGGTGGAACCAGAGGAAACGCAAGCTACAAGCTACAAGTTGGGATAAAGTAATTAGAGTAAAATTGCCTGCCCTAAAAAAGTAATTAAATTACTTTTTTAGGGCAAAATTAACTAACCAATTGACCCGCGATCGCGCCTTGCAGGGCTAGTTACTCTAATACTTGTCACTTATTTTGTACCAGAAGTGTTGAATGTTAATAAAAATCCGATAGAAATAGCCCAACATATGGTAATTTTGGGCGAAGACTTAAAATATATTAGTTTGATTGTGATTATAAATTCATTTCCAAAAATTGTCAAAGATATACTGAGAAAACTGCCAAAAAACGATTATCCAGTATTGAACAGTCGTCTATTTTTTGAGTGCTGGCTATCCTATGCCCTGGATAACAGTTTAACAAGTATGCGAAATTTATTTAAAAGATTAAATAACACAGGATTTGAGGTAGATATTTCTACTTTCTCTAAAGCAAATTTATATCGAAGCCAAAAACAATTTCAAGAAATTTACCAAAAATTAAACGAATTAGTACAGAAAAAAGTTCAAAAAAAGTTACACGATAAATATGCAATTTGTCCAATAGATTCAACAATTATTAGTCTGACAAGTAGGTTGTTATGGGTACTAGGTCATCATCAAGTCAAGCTGTTCAGTTCCTTAAATCTCTCCACAGGAAGCCCATCAGATAACTTCATCAATTTTGGTCACGACCATGATTATAAATTTGGCTCAAAAATGATGTCTAATCTACCAATAAATGCTGTCGGAGTAATGGATAGAGGGTTTGCTGGATTGAAATTTATCCAAGAATTAGTGCAAGAAAACAAATACTTTGTTTTGCGAATTAAAAACAATTGGAAACTAGAATTTGAGGATGCAAGTGGATTAGTCAAAGTAGGTGCATCTGATGATGCTCAAGCCTATAGAGTCATTAATTTTTGTGATTTAGAAACTAAAACTGAATTCCGTTTAGTAACTAATTTACCTTCAGCGGGAGATGCAGCTGTTAGTGATGATGAAATTAGGGATATTTATCGATTACGTTGGGGAGTTGAACTCTTATGGAAGTTTTTAAAGATGCACTTGAAACTTGACAAATTAATTACCAAAAACGTCAATTGTATCACCATACAAATTTACGTTAGTTTGATAGCTTATCTGATTTTACAGCTTTTATCTATTCCCACACAATGGGGACATACACTATTAGATAAATTCCGCTATCTTCAATCTTGTATGTGTCAGAAAATCAGTTATGTTCATTGGTTTGAGGAGATGATGTTATGTTGACTAATTTAGGCTTTTTAGAGTTAGTGTAACTATCTATGTAAAGTTTTGTATCAGCATTCAACATTTCTGATTTTGTACCAATAAATAGTAAATAGCAAAAAGGTAAACCGGAAATATTTTCAGATTTACCTTTTTGCTCTTTACTATTGAATGTATTTATCCTTTTTAAGAAATTTTAAAATGTGGGCACCACTCTGGGACGAGATGTTGGCTTTTGGGGTAGGGGTCTTGTTTCAGGTCTGGCAGTAGGAACAGTTCCCCGCGTTGCAGGTGGTGCAGCTCCTGGTTTGGTAAAAATCACTTCCCTGACTGGAGGCTCTTGGGGCGGCTCTATTGGAACCTGTGGCAAGGGTAGCAAACGAGTGGGGCGGCTGCCGGAACTGCTTGCTACGGCATCATTTGTAAGATAAATGTGACCTAGCATTCTACCTTGATAGGTTCTTTTGGCAAAGCGCCAACCAGGTTCGAGAATAAATTTCATAAAGCCACTGGTCATGCCTTTGGTGCTACCAATTCTAATAGGAGGAATACTGCGATCGCGCAAGTTTGATCCTACGAGTACAACTTCACCATCGCCCTTCACAATGTTGAAGTCGAACTTCTGACCCATATCGGTATTTCCCATACGGATAGAATAGCCGTTGCTATCAGTACTGCGTCCGCAAATGTTTGTAAAGTCAAAGTTTAGTAGCAATGGTTCAACTCTAACGGGGGCCGAACCGTTTTCTCTCCAGCACGCTCGCCTTGATGATAACTGTTCGAGTACGAGCAGTTGGTAATTACCGCTACCATAGGGAACAGCTATAGCTATAAAGTTATCTGCATTTACTTCGGTTGAGTCAAAAACGTCAGCTTTTGCGGGGGTAAAAGTACCAAAAGCCAACAATGAAGCAATAGCCGTAGTGGCGAATAGTAGCCGATGTTTTGTTCGCATAAAGCTTGGCAGTAAGTTAATTAATTTTACCAAAGTAACAAGAGATATCCGGAGTAGGAGAACTTCATAGAAAATTTATAAATTAAACATGGATTGTTAATTGATAAATGTAAAGATAGCCAATTATTTAGCAGCACTGCGGACGAGGATGACGGTACTGGTAACACCCCGCGCGATCGCTTCTGGAATATTTCCTTTAATCGCCTGCTCTAGCAAACCCTCGCGGCTGGCTCCCAAAACCACCACATCAGATTTTTCTGTCTGTGCAAGATTAATTACCGCATCGGAGACAGAACCAGCGCGGACAGGAACCGCCATCACGCTCGCATTCAACTCGCGACTGAGAAAGTGTGCAGATCGTTCCAGTATCGTCGTGTCAGGCAGCAGTCTAGAGTGATGGAAAACTTGACACAGTTTGATTAAAGGTGAATCGTTCAAAAAAACTAGGGCGGGTAGGAGTTGCAAAGCATGCTCGGAGTTTGGCCCACCTGCAATTGGTACGAGCCACTTTTTAAAGGCTGAAGGGAGGAAGCAGAAAGATGGATTAACTTGACCTGCGGTATGCGACGCGCCTATTTTGACCAAAATCACGTCACAAGCTGCCTGTCGAATAATAGTGTCTACAACATTGCCAAAAATTCTACCTCCACCGGGCGGTTCGGCATTCCAGCCCATAAGCAGCATATCGATATGCTGATCGTTAATGCTTTCCAAAATAGAATTTGCTACATCGTGGGCTACGCGCACTTGGGTGTGAACTGACACTTGCAACCGCCGTCCCAAATTTTCTGCCAGCCGCAGCAAACGGCGGCTTTTAGCAGTCCTCACGGCAGTAGCAGCGGGATTGCTGTGGCGTGGAACTAGAACTATTTGGATGCAGACTAATTCAAAATTACGTTCTAGAGCGATCGCTCCTGCTATTTGTAATAATGCTTCAGCGGTTTGTGGATTGCTAAGAGGAACCAGCAATCTTCCTTTGCCTACCGCAGGCGATCGCGTTTGATACACTACATAAGAAGGCTCTGGCCGGGGGCCGATCTCAGTCTTGGCACCGTTCAACTTATCAGCTTCCGCTCTAATCAAGTCGCTGCGAGTAATAATTCCCACCAACTTCCGCCCATCCGTAACAGGCAACCTGCTAAGTTGATAGCGGTTAAGCAAATAAAGCACATCTGCCAAAGATGCCTCCGGGATAACCGTCACTGGCTTCGGCGTCATAACTCGTGCCAGGGGTATGTTTCCAGGTAGCTGACGTTCGGTGTAAAGTGCCAGGTCGGTTTGCGTAACGATTCCCACCAGCCTCCCGTTGGCATCCACGACAGGAAAACCCCGGTGATGCGATCGCGAGAATGCCTGCACTGCTTCATCCATCGTCATCTGGCTGCTTAGAGTTTCCACCCGCCGTTGCATGACATCTGTCGCCTTCAGTTCGCGCAGAGAGCCATCGATAGTTGGCTCTTTTTGTAGATCGATTCCATTCACCGCTAGCAAGCGGGTGTATAGCGACCCTTTGGCAACTTTTTCCGCTATCAGGTAAGAAACCACACAAGTTATCATTAGCGGCAAAACTAAGTTAAATTCTGTTGTCATCTCAAACACGATGACAATAGCCGTAATCGGAGCCTTGGTGACAGCACAAAAAAATGCCCCCATTCCAGCCAGACCGTAGGTAAGCGGTGTCCCAATTCCTAGCAGATGGTGTTGCAACACGCCGACAAGATAACCCAGAGAGGAACCAAGAATCAGGCTAGGCGCAAATAGTCCTCCCGGTGCGCCCGATCCAGCCGCAATAAGCGTAAGGATAAAGTGGGCAACAAAGGCAAGGGCGGTTAGTTTCCAGCTAGCTTCGCCAGTTATCAGGTATTCTCTCAAACCGCTGTTGTCGCGGAAGGCATCGGGTAGTAGGGCGATGATGATTCCAGACATCAGGCCAGCAAGTGCAACTCGCAGGGGTAAACTTAGCGAGAGACGGCGATATAAACTCAGGCTAGTCAAAACGCCATTATTAAATAGCGAACCAAATAATCCAGCCAGGAGACCCAGCAAGAGGTAAAAAGGAATTTCCTGAAGTGAAAAAGTTGTTTGATACTGGATTTGGTTCAGGTTGAGTTCCAGGCTGCGACCGCCCAATAACCGGGAGATGGAAGCACCAATGAACGAAGCAAGAATTGCCGCACCCAAAGTAAGGTTAGATAAATCCTGGAGCAGTTCTTCGATAACAAACAGCACGCCAGCCAGGGGGGCATTGAAACCTGCGGCTAGCCCAGCACCCGCACCAGCGGCAATCATTTGGCGGCGGTGATCGGGGGAAGTGGGAACCCAGCGACTGAGTTGAGCGGCGATCGCCGCTCCTATTTGTACGATTGGGCCTTGTATTCCCAAGGTAAGTCCTGACCCAAGGGTTAAAATCGCGCCCGCCATTTTAACGACAGCTACGCGCAAATCGAGCGCGATGAAACGGGCAGGCAGAGCTTGGGCACTAAGCGAGAGGGCGGCTTTGAGTTGAGGA
This portion of the Microcoleus sp. FACHB-831 genome encodes:
- a CDS encoding DUF3747 domain-containing protein, whose protein sequence is MRTKHRLLFATTAIASLLAFGTFTPAKADVFDSTEVNADNFIAIAVPYGSGNYQLLVLEQLSSRRACWRENGSAPVRVEPLLLNFDFTNICGRSTDSNGYSIRMGNTDMGQKFDFNIVKGDGEVVLVGSNLRDRSIPPIRIGSTKGMTSGFMKFILEPGWRFAKRTYQGRMLGHIYLTNDAVASSSGSRPTRLLPLPQVPIEPPQEPPVREVIFTKPGAAPPATRGTVPTARPETRPLPQKPTSRPRVVPTF
- a CDS encoding IS4 family transposase — its product is MIINSFPKIVKDILRKLPKNDYPVLNSRLFFECWLSYALDNSLTSMRNLFKRLNNTGFEVDISTFSKANLYRSQKQFQEIYQKLNELVQKKVQKKLHDKYAICPIDSTIISLTSRLLWVLGHHQVKLFSSLNLSTGSPSDNFINFGHDHDYKFGSKMMSNLPINAVGVMDRGFAGLKFIQELVQENKYFVLRIKNNWKLEFEDASGLVKVGASDDAQAYRVINFCDLETKTEFRLVTNLPSAGDAAVSDDEIRDIYRLRWGVELLWKFLKMHLKLDKLITKNVNCITIQIYVSLIAYLILQLLSIPTQWGHTLLDKFRYLQSCMCQKISYVHWFEEMMLC
- a CDS encoding chloride channel protein produces the protein MNYLRLARLRLKSLNSKLKIKDTINGRLYNVLLGIWGGLVSWFKTVILGLLIKADRTNKLGYINSKFRNQNNLRTLLLPRQQLAIAEACLIGVISGLAAVLLKTGVGALGQWRVYTSYHITAWVSLPLIGIGFGLMAGWLVERFAPETSGGGIPQLKAALSLSAQALPARFIALDLRVAVVKMAGAILTLGSGLTLGIQGPIVQIGAAIAAQLSRWVPTSPDHRRQMIAAGAGAGLAAGFNAPLAGVLFVIEELLQDLSNLTLGAAILASFIGASISRLLGGRSLELNLNQIQYQTTFSLQEIPFYLLLGLLAGLFGSLFNNGVLTSLSLYRRLSLSLPLRVALAGLMSGIIIALLPDAFRDNSGLREYLITGEASWKLTALAFVAHFILTLIAAGSGAPGGLFAPSLILGSSLGYLVGVLQHHLLGIGTPLTYGLAGMGAFFCAVTKAPITAIVIVFEMTTEFNLVLPLMITCVVSYLIAEKVAKGSLYTRLLAVNGIDLQKEPTIDGSLRELKATDVMQRRVETLSSQMTMDEAVQAFSRSHHRGFPVVDANGRLVGIVTQTDLALYTERQLPGNIPLARVMTPKPVTVIPEASLADVLYLLNRYQLSRLPVTDGRKLVGIITRSDLIRAEADKLNGAKTEIGPRPEPSYVVYQTRSPAVGKGRLLVPLSNPQTAEALLQIAGAIALERNFELVCIQIVLVPRHSNPAATAVRTAKSRRLLRLAENLGRRLQVSVHTQVRVAHDVANSILESINDQHIDMLLMGWNAEPPGGGRIFGNVVDTIIRQAACDVILVKIGASHTAGQVNPSFCFLPSAFKKWLVPIAGGPNSEHALQLLPALVFLNDSPLIKLCQVFHHSRLLPDTTILERSAHFLSRELNASVMAVPVRAGSVSDAVINLAQTEKSDVVVLGASREGLLEQAIKGNIPEAIARGVTSTVILVRSAAK